The following coding sequences lie in one Microbacterium sp. XT11 genomic window:
- a CDS encoding DUF4406 domain-containing protein, which translates to MTIAITADGEATRLPITLYVSGPMSGRPHFNYPMFKDATEALRAEGYAVISPHELDGEAGVDLDNFTEADRRAALARDVAAVTKADGVALLPGWHESSGARAEAALANAIPIPARPVGEWIDEARAAREAAA; encoded by the coding sequence ATGACCATCGCCATCACCGCCGATGGGGAGGCCACCCGGCTCCCCATCACGCTCTACGTGTCCGGCCCCATGAGCGGCCGACCGCACTTCAACTACCCGATGTTCAAGGACGCCACCGAGGCTCTCCGAGCCGAGGGCTATGCCGTCATCAGCCCGCACGAGCTCGACGGCGAGGCGGGCGTCGACCTGGACAACTTCACCGAGGCCGACCGGCGAGCCGCGCTCGCTCGCGACGTCGCCGCCGTGACGAAGGCCGACGGCGTCGCCCTCCTCCCCGGCTGGCACGAGTCCTCCGGCGCACGAGCCGAGGCCGCCCTAGCCAACGCCATCCCGATCCCCGCCCGCCCCGTCGGCGAGTGGATCGACGAGGCCCGAGCCGCGAGGGAGGCCGCCGCGTGA
- a CDS encoding DNA polymerase, with protein sequence MIHYTHTLAGEECHIFMPERRSELDGFRRFLAQGDRVLCIDTETSGLDIYAPGFELRLFQIGNEREAWVLRADLFADVIRKALEQERIFTMHNAAYDLKVIDYHLGVPFEKLVPRTFDTRIFAHLIDPRQRSEGGAGLRLKELSAIYVDESAPDTQDGLNAVFRTIRHPVTGKPCTKDNGWAFIPIDHPTYVRYAGLDVLLGARLFAELAPIIKELGLNDLSKFEHHLQGLLMTMERRGVLIDVPYVESLDSKLAEEAAHYEAVAARYGVANVNSTAQVSEALLAMGEKLREKTESGAWKVDKGVLMPLADLDDQWQLIEARTPNPLADAVLRSKRASKWRTSYVEAFLKLKDANDRIHPTIGGLSARTARMSISKPPLQQLPSGDWTIRRAMIADPGKLIIAADYSQVEMRVLAALCQDETLMEAIRSGTDLHDFTATRVFGPDFTKRQRKVAKAIGFGKVYGGGASTVSRQTGVPIADVKPAMAAYDATFPGIKRYGARLQSRAQFGKREVVTVSGRHLPLDRDRLYAATNYVVQSTARDLLAQAIVDIFDAGLGDHLLLPVHDELIAQADAKEAEDVIHEIGRLMESTFYSIPIISDPEVYGRSWGSGYNVPPELDAV encoded by the coding sequence TTGATCCACTACACCCACACGCTCGCGGGCGAGGAGTGCCACATCTTCATGCCGGAGCGCCGCTCCGAGCTCGACGGCTTCCGGCGCTTCCTCGCCCAGGGCGACCGCGTCCTCTGCATCGACACCGAGACCTCCGGCCTCGACATCTACGCCCCCGGCTTCGAGCTCCGCCTCTTCCAGATCGGCAACGAGCGGGAGGCCTGGGTACTCCGCGCCGACCTCTTCGCCGATGTCATCCGGAAGGCCCTGGAGCAGGAGCGCATCTTCACGATGCACAACGCCGCCTATGACCTCAAAGTCATCGACTACCACCTCGGCGTCCCCTTCGAGAAGCTCGTCCCGCGCACCTTCGACACCCGCATCTTCGCGCACCTCATCGACCCCCGCCAGCGCTCCGAGGGCGGCGCGGGGCTCCGACTCAAGGAGCTCTCCGCCATCTACGTCGACGAGTCCGCCCCCGACACTCAGGACGGTCTCAACGCCGTCTTCCGAACGATCAGGCATCCGGTCACCGGGAAGCCCTGCACCAAGGACAACGGCTGGGCCTTCATCCCCATCGACCACCCCACCTACGTCCGATACGCCGGGCTCGACGTCCTCCTCGGCGCTCGCCTCTTCGCCGAGCTCGCGCCGATCATCAAGGAGCTCGGCCTCAACGACCTCTCCAAGTTTGAGCACCACCTCCAGGGCCTCCTCATGACGATGGAGCGCCGCGGCGTGCTCATCGACGTCCCCTACGTCGAGAGCCTGGACTCCAAGCTCGCCGAGGAGGCCGCACACTACGAGGCCGTCGCCGCTCGCTACGGCGTCGCCAACGTCAACTCCACCGCCCAGGTCTCCGAGGCTCTCCTCGCCATGGGCGAGAAGCTCCGCGAGAAGACCGAGTCCGGAGCGTGGAAGGTCGACAAGGGCGTCCTCATGCCCCTCGCCGACCTGGATGACCAGTGGCAACTCATCGAGGCGCGGACCCCCAACCCGCTCGCCGACGCCGTCCTCCGCTCCAAGCGCGCGAGCAAGTGGCGCACCTCCTACGTCGAGGCGTTCCTCAAGCTCAAGGACGCGAACGACCGCATCCACCCGACCATCGGGGGCCTGTCGGCGCGGACGGCGCGCATGTCGATCAGCAAGCCGCCGCTCCAGCAACTCCCGTCCGGCGACTGGACGATCCGCCGCGCGATGATCGCCGACCCCGGCAAGCTCATCATCGCGGCCGACTACAGCCAGGTCGAAATGCGCGTGCTCGCGGCCCTCTGCCAGGACGAGACCCTTATGGAGGCGATCAGGTCGGGCACCGACCTCCACGACTTCACCGCCACGCGAGTCTTCGGTCCCGACTTCACCAAGCGACAGCGAAAGGTCGCCAAGGCCATCGGCTTCGGCAAGGTCTACGGCGGCGGCGCGTCGACGGTCTCCCGCCAGACCGGCGTACCCATCGCGGACGTCAAGCCCGCCATGGCCGCCTACGATGCCACCTTCCCCGGCATCAAGCGCTACGGCGCGAGGCTCCAGTCGCGGGCTCAATTCGGCAAGCGCGAGGTCGTCACCGTCTCCGGCCGTCACCTCCCGCTGGATCGCGACCGGCTCTACGCGGCGACCAACTACGTCGTCCAGTCGACCGCGCGCGACCTCCTGGCCCAGGCCATCGTCGACATCTTCGACGCGGGCCTCGGCGACCACCTCCTCCTCCCCGTCCACGACGAGCTCATCGCCCAGGCGGACGCCAAGGAGGCCGAGGACGTCATCCACGAAATCGGCCGCCTCATGGAGTCGACCTTCTACTCCATCCCGATCATCAGCGACCCCGAGGTTTACGGACGGTCCTGGGGCTCGGGCTACAACGTCCCGCCCGAGCTCGATGCCGTGTAA
- a CDS encoding beta-sandwich lipoprotein — protein sequence MTKPRRIAALVAIGAALGIASVALVGCTSDADKADQNIKTAAEAFEVQRTIIGINGITGQTTFVAEGRCSFEYPKARRVDVTCKYGPDEYRKHVFIMGDQDSVTVTQEKAIDVSEYHTRIILKPQNLLPEFDIEVGEDE from the coding sequence ATGACCAAGCCCCGCCGCATCGCCGCCCTCGTCGCCATCGGCGCGGCCCTCGGCATCGCCAGCGTCGCCCTCGTCGGATGCACGAGCGACGCCGACAAGGCCGACCAGAACATCAAGACCGCCGCCGAGGCCTTCGAGGTTCAGCGAACCATCATCGGCATCAACGGCATCACCGGCCAGACCACCTTCGTCGCCGAGGGCCGATGCTCCTTCGAGTACCCGAAGGCCCGCCGCGTCGACGTGACCTGCAAGTACGGCCCCGACGAGTACCGCAAGCACGTCTTCATCATGGGCGACCAGGACTCCGTCACGGTCACCCAGGAGAAGGCTATCGACGTGAGCGAGTACCACACCCGCATCATCCTCAAGCCGCAGAACCTCCTCCCGGAGTTCGACATCGAGGTCGGGGAGGACGAGTGA
- a CDS encoding recombination directionality factor: protein MAGLKIFGSDPENQPKPRQRFADDVVGRFRAGHTIDDRPASLDEWRITTGDPDVAARVYELFGGEEPQEGAAKGEDNIEVFTAADSVAIIIESAKSLRQRMVLWGRSGKPIYVSDGEFILDENGHPTEERDPDADLTFQERKEKKDIGAVPDIDLFFRLADDPDLGIFLFKTGSWGLAYELARDDVQGALEQAEGPVKAVLALEPVSFKAKSGPRKGQTVSYTKSSLTLKGAA, encoded by the coding sequence ATGGCAGGACTCAAGATTTTCGGCTCCGACCCGGAGAACCAGCCGAAGCCGCGCCAGCGCTTCGCGGACGACGTCGTCGGCCGGTTCCGCGCCGGTCACACCATCGACGACCGCCCGGCATCGCTGGACGAGTGGCGCATCACGACCGGCGACCCCGACGTCGCCGCCCGCGTCTACGAGCTCTTCGGCGGCGAGGAGCCGCAGGAGGGGGCCGCCAAGGGCGAGGACAACATCGAGGTCTTCACGGCCGCCGACTCCGTCGCCATCATCATCGAGAGCGCGAAGTCGCTTCGCCAGCGCATGGTCCTCTGGGGCCGCTCCGGCAAGCCGATCTACGTGAGCGATGGCGAGTTCATCCTCGACGAGAACGGCCACCCGACCGAGGAGCGCGACCCCGACGCCGACCTGACCTTCCAGGAGCGGAAGGAGAAGAAGGACATCGGCGCGGTCCCGGACATCGACCTGTTCTTCCGCCTCGCCGACGACCCCGACCTCGGCATCTTCCTCTTCAAGACGGGCTCCTGGGGCCTGGCCTACGAGCTCGCCCGGGACGACGTCCAGGGAGCGCTGGAGCAGGCGGAGGGCCCCGTCAAGGCCGTCCTCGCGCTGGAGCCCGTGAGCTTCAAGGCCAAGAGTGGCCCGCGCAAGGGCCAGACGGTCAGCTACACGAAGAGCTCCCTCACCCTCAAGGGGGCCGCGTGA
- a CDS encoding phage/plasmid primase, P4 family, protein MTLTDLLAKLDGVEETADGYLATCPAHADTHASLRVTVSDSGKVLVKCRAMCATPDVVKALGLTMRDLATMKPGDVPATKRATTPLPATPAAIASLAMRLDGYAAALRNPSAGDSRQALNYAEERFGVYPADVERLGLGYVDDIGGGPRLVVPFRTPEGVARNFQARALEKDAAVRWQGPKSPEGGSWSPLGWFPGSSGWPEVLICEGPGDALTGAALGYDTIGIAGASRVNNPAIVDEVASWIGDRDAIVAGDGDPAGRRFSATLAEGLVARGVSVRIIDLEDGLDLTDWRARDPQTFPRDVIRAITNAKPVKHREAALLAWDEDEYALSDLGGARYLRDYLKSRDSGVKYTAEAGFLLLDRGVWRIDDRQAVRTHAQAVADIVKKLAREASKAATEGATEEERERNKKRAGRFIRYSQHVQTTRGIDSMLRELQAVEGVPASINDFDQHPDLLAVNNGVVDLRTGELRPHDPDLLLSRRISLDYDPTAKAPRWEAFLEEVFPRDAQMPGFMRRLVGYGITGHTTEQCFVIHLGKGANGKSVFTDTLTEVFREITTTTPFSTFETKPSGGIPNDLAALKGARLVMASEGEQGKRMAEAVLKRVTGRDLIAARFMRQEFFEFRPAFLLQLATNFEPQFRGQDEGLWRRVKLVNWERYFAPHERDPRLSAKLLAEAQGILAWAIRGAREWYEQGLADPTTVSEASRQYRATSDILQGFLPGKYVLDEDEAHKVPGKTLWDDFRTWAEEENLRDLQQWSQRAFYGALKERGAHQRKTNSGVVFSGIKRAPRVHAAPEEAPSEIARAGVSTQALSSSSQITTGPDLDGLI, encoded by the coding sequence ATGACCCTCACTGACCTCCTCGCCAAGCTCGACGGCGTCGAGGAGACCGCCGACGGCTACCTCGCTACCTGCCCCGCGCACGCCGACACGCACGCCTCTCTCCGCGTGACCGTGTCCGACTCGGGCAAGGTGCTCGTCAAGTGTCGCGCCATGTGCGCAACGCCCGACGTCGTCAAGGCTCTCGGGCTCACCATGCGCGACCTCGCCACGATGAAGCCCGGCGACGTCCCGGCGACCAAGCGCGCGACCACGCCTCTCCCTGCGACCCCCGCCGCCATCGCCTCGCTCGCCATGCGTCTCGACGGCTACGCGGCGGCTCTTCGCAACCCTTCGGCGGGCGACTCGCGCCAGGCCCTCAACTACGCCGAGGAGCGCTTCGGCGTCTACCCGGCCGACGTCGAGCGCCTCGGTCTCGGCTACGTCGACGACATCGGCGGAGGGCCTCGCCTCGTCGTGCCGTTCCGCACGCCGGAGGGCGTCGCCCGCAACTTCCAGGCCCGCGCCCTGGAGAAGGATGCCGCCGTCCGCTGGCAGGGCCCGAAGTCGCCCGAGGGCGGCTCGTGGTCGCCGCTGGGCTGGTTCCCCGGCTCGTCCGGCTGGCCCGAGGTGCTCATCTGCGAAGGCCCGGGCGACGCGCTCACGGGCGCGGCCCTCGGCTACGACACCATCGGCATCGCTGGTGCATCGCGTGTAAACAACCCGGCCATCGTCGACGAGGTCGCTTCCTGGATCGGAGACCGTGACGCCATCGTCGCGGGCGACGGCGACCCGGCAGGCCGCCGCTTCTCCGCGACCCTCGCCGAGGGCCTCGTCGCGCGCGGCGTGAGCGTCCGCATCATCGACCTGGAGGATGGCCTCGACCTCACCGACTGGCGAGCCCGCGACCCGCAGACGTTCCCGCGCGACGTCATCCGGGCGATCACCAACGCCAAGCCCGTCAAGCACCGCGAGGCGGCCCTCCTGGCCTGGGACGAAGACGAGTACGCACTCTCCGACCTCGGCGGCGCACGCTACCTCCGCGACTACCTCAAGAGCCGCGACTCGGGCGTCAAGTACACCGCCGAGGCGGGCTTCCTCCTCCTCGACCGCGGCGTCTGGCGCATCGACGACCGGCAGGCCGTCCGCACTCACGCCCAGGCCGTCGCCGACATCGTCAAGAAGCTCGCACGAGAGGCCAGCAAGGCCGCGACCGAGGGAGCGACCGAGGAGGAGCGGGAGCGCAATAAGAAGCGCGCCGGGCGATTCATCCGGTACTCCCAGCACGTCCAGACGACTCGCGGCATCGACTCGATGCTCCGCGAGCTCCAGGCCGTCGAGGGCGTCCCGGCGTCGATCAACGACTTCGACCAGCACCCGGACCTCCTCGCGGTCAACAACGGCGTCGTCGACCTTCGGACGGGCGAGCTCCGCCCGCACGACCCGGACCTCCTCCTCTCGCGGCGCATCAGCCTCGACTACGACCCGACGGCCAAGGCCCCGCGCTGGGAGGCGTTCCTGGAGGAGGTCTTCCCGAGGGATGCCCAAATGCCGGGCTTCATGCGTCGCCTCGTCGGCTACGGCATCACGGGCCACACCACCGAACAGTGCTTCGTCATCCACCTCGGCAAGGGAGCGAACGGAAAGAGCGTCTTCACGGACACCCTCACCGAGGTCTTCCGCGAGATTACGACGACCACGCCGTTCTCCACCTTCGAGACGAAGCCCTCGGGCGGCATCCCCAACGACCTCGCGGCTCTCAAGGGAGCCCGGCTCGTCATGGCCTCGGAGGGCGAGCAGGGCAAGCGGATGGCCGAGGCCGTGCTCAAGCGAGTCACCGGCCGCGACCTCATCGCCGCCCGCTTCATGCGCCAGGAGTTCTTCGAGTTCCGCCCGGCGTTCCTCCTGCAACTCGCTACCAACTTCGAACCGCAGTTCCGCGGCCAGGACGAGGGCCTCTGGCGTCGCGTCAAGCTCGTCAACTGGGAGCGCTACTTCGCGCCCCACGAGCGCGACCCGCGCCTCTCGGCCAAGCTCCTCGCCGAGGCTCAGGGCATCCTCGCCTGGGCGATCCGCGGCGCGCGGGAATGGTACGAGCAGGGCCTCGCCGACCCGACCACCGTATCGGAGGCATCCCGCCAGTACCGCGCGACGTCTGACATCCTCCAGGGCTTCCTCCCAGGCAAGTACGTCCTGGACGAGGACGAGGCCCACAAGGTGCCCGGCAAGACGCTCTGGGACGACTTCCGCACCTGGGCCGAGGAGGAGAACCTCCGCGACCTCCAGCAGTGGAGCCAGCGGGCCTTCTACGGCGCACTCAAGGAGCGTGGCGCGCACCAGCGGAAGACCAACTCCGGCGTCGTCTTCTCGGGCATCAAGCGCGCCCCGCGGGTCCACGCCGCCCCCGAGGAAGCGCCCTCCGAAATCGCGCGGGCAGGAGTGAGCACCCAGGCGCTCTCCTCTTCGTCACAGATCACAACCGGCCCGGACCTGGACGGGCTCATCTAA
- a CDS encoding DUF7169 domain-containing protein, whose protein sequence is MSTPTTADRIRSAGEALIRLVDTLAHAEEVQYLRPVGPSTREDTPERSQGGVSRPTEDIALDERRLRVRAGVISAELLLDDLTANATASADELTAALVDWAGTRA, encoded by the coding sequence ATGTCCACCCCGACCACCGCCGACCGCATCCGATCCGCGGGAGAGGCGCTCATCCGCCTCGTCGACACGCTGGCCCACGCCGAGGAGGTGCAATACCTCCGCCCCGTCGGACCCTCGACGCGGGAGGACACCCCTGAGCGCTCCCAGGGCGGCGTCTCCCGGCCGACCGAGGACATCGCCCTCGACGAGCGCCGCCTCCGCGTGCGGGCTGGCGTCATCAGCGCCGAGCTCCTCCTCGACGACCTGACGGCCAACGCCACGGCATCCGCCGACGAGCTCACGGCGGCTCTCGTTGACTGGGCAGGGACGCGCGCCTAG